The DNA region ATACAGCAATGGCAGCTGACAGTCCCTTTGATATACTCCAGCAAGTGAAAAGccttccaggctaaacagaccaGAGTGGTGGCAGTTTCACAATTAGCATATGCCAGTTAAAGTCCAGGCTGCCATCAGAGAGAGCTACACTACCCATCCACTGGCTGCACATTCCCATTGCCTTTCTCATGTTGCTGTAAGGGAGATGTTGGGAATGTGTAGCCAGAGGCGCAGAGGAGGCTGGGACTTTCAGCACCAGCTCACACTCATGTTAGCATAATCTGCCTCCTGCAATGCTCATCCTACATataactcagagaaaaaaaacaaacagacaaacaaactcTCAATATCTTCTTCTTAAGACAGAGCAGGGGCAACCCTCTAGAGATCATTGTTAAAGCTCACTTTTGAATTTCCTGACTTTTCTACCATCATTTGCTAGTTCTTACAGAAAgaagtattttccttttgttacaGTATTTGTCTACACAACATGTTTACTCTGTAGGAattcacatttaaaattaaaacaccAGTGATGTTTATGGTATGTTGTTTTGTAAGCCtgaggtttgttttcttttgcttgtttcatCTTTGCCATACACTGCATGCCTCCACTTGTCAGATCCCGGCCAACAACTACCAAGTGGAGCTACTGACCTGTACCTGAAAGCAGAGATACAGACCAGCATGAAGTTCCTCTCCATGTAAAGAAACTGCAGTTGGATGTTGCTCTTTATGACATCTCCAGCAAAAAGTACTGAATAAAAACTAAATCTAATGTCTCATGGAACTAAGGTGATTCTGAGATAAAGTTAACCTGTTTTCATataaaatacatcttttcttatttttcccttttacagCTCTACAAAGTCCTACTTTTAGAGTGAATTGTATTTCAGCTGGATGCAGATTACCCTTTCCAGATTTTGAAACAATCACGTGTAGCAACACTGTTGAAGATTGCAGAAAGGATAAAATATGACCATGTCATAGACACAGACATTcatgtgctgacagtgcctgacGGCCTGGGGTCAACGCAAGCAATTAGTTCTCTGGAAAAGTCTTAATTTGCTTTACCTGATAACATAAAAAAGCAGTAAGGAAGCACTTGCTACCTTCTCGGACGGGAGAAGCTGCCTTCCCCTGACTTGCTGCTCGTCCTCCACGAGCACTTCGCCCCTCCTCGCCGTCCGCACTCACTTCCCACTCCAGCTGCGCGCGGCGGCCACCTCAGGTCTTCGGCCTGCGCCAGGAACTGaggcccgggggcggcgcggcccggcccagccctcaCACCGTCTCCCCCCCGCGCAAGCCCGCGCAGGCCGGCGCGGCGCCTCACCTCGGCCCGCGGCTCGGCGCCCTGTCCCGCGGGCTGCGGGGCCACCGGCGGCTCCTTGTTCCTGCCGGGCTCTTCCTCCGGGGCGGCGCGCAGCCTCGCCGGCGcggccagcagcagcaccagcagcagcgcaGCGgcccgccgggcggccccggcgcgcggcAGCGGGACCAGGCCACGGCGGCCGCCCTCCGGCGGCGACCCCATGTCGGCCgagcgcggcgggcgggagcgagggaggcggcggcgagggccccggcccggcgcggcccgcggcgagGCCGTCTTAAGGGCGCCGCGTCATCGCCCCTCCCCGCGAGCCGCGCTGCCCCGCAGCCGTCCCAACGGCTTCCTGCAACGGCCCACACGgcgcccgggcgcggggggcgtgGCTGTTCCCGCGCCCGCCCCTGATTGGCTGCAGCGCCCACTGACGGGGCACCCCCGCCGCCATgtccgccgcagccccgcccccacGGCGAGTGAGCCCGCTCGCGGGGAGGCGGTCACGTGAGGCGAGGCCCCACGTGTCCCTGGCGGGGGCGGAGTCCCTGCcacgcccccgcgctgcccggctTTAACGGGCCGGCGAGGGAGCGTGGCGGTTGGCTGCAGGCACCGGCGCCGAGGGCGCGTCAGAGCCGCGGCGAGCTCGGAGCCTAAAGCCCCGAATCCCGTGTTCCGCCCGCCGCTGCGGGCACGCGGGCTccgtggggagggaagggaaaacatAAATTCGGGTATTAATTTCTAGCCGTGAATTTCCTTCTGTGGTTCTCGCCGGAGTCTTAACAAAGCTGGCAGGCGGGCTTCGCGCCTTTTATGGAGCAGCAGGCAAGCCCAGCAAGTGCACCTACGCTGGGCCAGGAGGCGAGTCTGGCTGCTGCGAATTTGAGTTGCCTGAGGGTAGAGAAAGCATATTGAAGAGTTAAAAGCACAATtgtgtaagaaggaaaaaaactgccTAGGAATTAAGTAAAGCATGGACATGCAGCCCAAATGATACGCACTGTGCACATCCAGATTTCTAGAAGTGCAAGTATCAGAAACAGTGTTTTTCAGCAGACTTGACAGATTGTGTAACCCGAGAAATGCTGTATATGCTCATGCTTTCCCTGTGGGCAAAGTTAGGAATGCGCTCTCTGAGATGCACCTGTATTTGTACAGCACTCCCAAGAGGTATCTGCTTCAAGCAGTTTTCAACCAAATGTCTTGACAGAATCAGTGACAGCAATTAACAGTCTAGTAAACAGGACAAAGGATGCTGGTAAAAGGTGAGATGCTTTGAAGCAGGCTTAAGGGGCCTCCTGaggatcagggaaaaaaaaaggcaaaaaaaaaaaaaaaaaggcagcaatcaACCCCCTTATATGGTACCAAGAAAGGGTTATGTTCCACAGTGAACTAAAGCTATAGAATTCTTGATAAAAAGAGGTTTGAGAGCCACAAGAGGAACATTTCATGCAAACTGTTTTGTAAACacttctcaaattaaaaaaaatatatatatacacacaaaatgtAAATAGAAGGTACCATAGCCTTTTTAATTAGATATTCCATAATACAAGATATACTTCAATATCTAAATTCTTCTCATATACAAAAGAATGGTTAAATACATGCATGTAAGTAGAAAACAAGCTGAAACACCAACATCCATATGCTGTATCAGGCAAACTGATCATTCGCTCCAGTATCATGAGAAGGACCAAAATGTTCACTGGTAAATGCAAAAGACTCCTGGGCTAAGTGATATAATCTTCCCAGCAAAGAATTTCTTTACAACACTTAACagctagaatcacagaatcgctgaagttggaagggacctctggagatcatctagtccaacccccctgctcaagaagggtcacctagagcacattgcataggatcgcgtccaggctggtttccagagaaggagactccacaacctctctgggcaacctgttccagtgctctgtcaccctcacagtgaaaaagtttttcctcatgttcagatggaagtgtctgtgtttccgtttgtgcccattgcctcgcgtcctgtcgctgggcaccactgaaaagagtctggtcccatcctcttgacaccttcccttcagatacttgtacacattgataagatctcctctcagccttctcttctccaagctaaacaggcccagctctctcagcctttcctcataagagagatgctccaggcccctaatcatctttgtagcccttttttgtggatttgtggatgtcaagtttgctagttgtttctgtgttttattcCCTGGCATTTTGTTACATCTGCTCTCACAGgttatttaaaaaacagtgtaGCCATGGTTACTGTCATCATGCATAACTGCCCTTTGTAACACACGAGGGATTCCAATAACCTTAAATAAGTATGACCGAATTATAACTGAGAATATTATTCTTCTGCAAATTCTCTACCATTCTCTACTATTTTCTTCTCTCTAGAAAGAGAACCTTCCATGATTTTCCAAGTTCAAGAATAAACAAGAAGTTCCACCAATGAATACTGACTTTTATGCATAAGAGATAATGCAGAGGATTGGTCTGTTGTTTATCTCTACTGCTGAGAATGAGTCATTCCTCCATCACAGCTCTCTTCACCTTTTTTGTGCTTGCAGTTAAGAACAGCCACTACTTTATAATTATCAACAGCGAGGCACAGAAAGACAGTATACAATTTGCCTCCATCTGAAGTGATCCAACGAAAAGAGAATAGAAAAAATATGCTTAAATATTAGACAAGACATGAAATACAGTAGTTCAAATgattccctgcatcctcctttccctatccagaTTTCATGTATACATATTTTGGCTTGCTGCGTAACAGAAGTGTTTTACTTAAAGTGTGATTATAAAATAAAAGCCTGTTAGCATCTCTTCAATTTTAAGGTCTTCAGTATCTTTTGACCTTTGCTTAGCTTGTATGATATGGGGAGACCTTACGTTTCCCTACATGAGTAACACAGATGAGATTATCATTAAAGCCATGAATTTCTACGCTAGAATTAGAGAAAATGTGTTAATTTATCTTGGCTTTAGTAAAACATCAATCTCTTGTTCCCTTATTGAAAAGGTTTCCCAGCTTATActaaagatatttaaaagaaatattctaGAAAACAAATGGTATAAATGCTTTTCGATGTTTTGGGTAGGAGCTAAATCTGTTCTGATAGAACTCATGACACAAAACAGCAGTCAGTGCCTGGCTAAAAAGAACGTACATCACTACAAACCACCATGTCACATTGTGAAATCCAAGTGTGATGGCCATAGATACATATATGAGGAGTTCTGCAAAATAATGAGGGCAAGAAACTCTCTCAAACCAGTCTCCAAAAGGTATACTGTGGCTCAGATTTACAACCTTTCCTGCAAGCAAATGGAAAGATAAGTTAGTTCAGAATAGCATGCGCTGCAAACTTTTCTATCTATAATTACAGAACAGCATCCTCATTAAAGTTATCATCATCTACCTCCATCTGATTTGGCAGCTTTGCACTTCTTAATAAAGACACCAGCTTTGGCTGTGTGCGTAAATACAGATCAAGGAAATTATTTTTAGTCCACATAGAGAAGAAGTGAGTTCTCAACAGAGGAGTGACATAAGTTCTAAGAATTACTGCTCGTCTTTGGGATATTGGAAGCtagacttttatttttatatataaagttcTGTAAAACTataaatacacaaacacacagacacacgcacactcTGCATTCAGTCATCTAATCTCTTTTCCGAATAGACTCATTTAACCCACTGAAAGTCTTACAGAGAGTTAAACTTCAGTAACTGAAAAATACAAGTGTTTTAAGGTATTAGAGGCTACAGAAGCCTACTGCAACAGCCATTTTTAAAACTGGAAAATTTACTTAAGTAAATGGTTCACAGTAATGAAACACTTTACCTGATTTGCTTTTTCTAAGATTAGCTAGAATCACAAGACATCTGTGTTGGTGAAGCGAGGCCCAAATGTACATCACAATTCCTATGATGTGATACCAGCAGATCTGCACAGAAAGTTCTTCTCCTGAATTAAATATGTTTCATTAACAAAAGGGCCAGAAAATACCCTCCCAAGCATCATCCCAAAACACTGTACATATACTATAAATCTTACTGCCTTAAAACTTCTGCTAACGAGTATCTAATCCCTTGAAAGATGCTTTTAAATTGTGTGACTTAAATGCTTAACTGATAGTTCTTTTCCTTTAACCACTCTATATAAAAAAGTCAAATATTTAGCTACCAATCCAGTAGTTTGAGGTACACTATGAAGTATAACTGATACCTGATTGATAGTCTAAGACCTCAATATTCAACAATGTTTATAACATTTATCATCCTAATAAAAGATGCTGTCATGTCTCAGGTGAACATATAATTACACAACTGTTTATCTTGTTCACAGTAAGAGATATGTGtgcgcgcacgcgcacacacacacactgaaccACTTTGGTGGTTCAAGAAAACGTATGTTGGAATCCATCCTTAATACAAAGTCAATAAATAACATCTCTGAGAATCtacaaaatgaagaaaggagaaagcaggcccagattaaaaaaaaaaaggctttatctACACACAGGACATCTGAAGCTTGTTTTAAACATCACTGTAGAATATTAGAGCTGATGTAAGATGCTTGGAGGTGGTTAAAAACTTCACTAAAATTACATACTTAGTAATgaccttctcaaaaaaaaaaaaaaaaaaatcaatcatggGAGAAGTGCTACAACCAGTTGAAATGTTTCAGCTCACAGTTCATCTGTGCAGAAGAGAAATAGCAGCTTTATGAGACACAGTGAAATGCGTTGGCAGAAAGACATCATGAAAAAAACTGAACCTCCAGTTTAAGAGCTGGAGTTGTATACTCCACAGTACACTCCAGTGAGAACTGGAATATTTGAGAAACGGTACCTATTACTTCCCTTCACAAAGCAGAAGTATCTCAATCGCAAAACTGATCTGTAAGGATCCTGAAAGTATCTAGGGTGGTATGTTTTTCTGGGAACAATGGTGGTGattaatataaaattatatatacgTGTGTATTTTTGCCTATATCAGGAGTGCAGGGAAACACTCCTGGGTCATTATATGATATACTGAAATTTAGTTAATTTGAACTATGCCAGTAAGTATTTTTGTATCTCATCAATTAACATACCTGTCACACAAGCCCTCTACAAAACCACATGAACCATCTGCTATGATGGAAACAAATGGGAGCAAAAATGTATCTTTGATAATAACTAAGTAGGCACTTACCACTCCTGAAATTAGAAGGCACTTGACATAGCACAGTTAACCCAACAGTAATGTAGTAACCAAGTCCAAAGCAATACTGCACGATATGAAGGACGCCATTGGAAAATACACTGGTACAGAGGCATTCTGCAAGTCTTCGAAAGCTGTGCAGCCAAAGGAGCAGGAGGACCAAGAGTGCCGAGAAGCATTCACTTTCTACTTGCAGATAAAAATAGTGACTTAGGGACAGATAGGTACAAATCTAACATCACCAGTGCTCCAAAAGGGCTAATTTTCCCCCCTTCTCACAGCAAAATCTTACCCGAATTTTACCCCATGTTTACCCGCTGGGAAAAACATGTATATCTGAGACACTGCTGACCACAGTGACTGAACAAGACTACTTCTAGAAGGTGCTAATGGCCCTGTCTACTAAAGCACTGCTGGAAGTTATTGTATTCATAAATGAGAATGATTTCAACCTTGAATAGTGACAAAGGGAGTTGGTATTCCTGGAAGGTCATTTGGAGCCTAGTTTAGGAGTAGCTGATGAAGTAGCCCATGAAGAATACAAACTCAGCAAAGGATGGCGGTGCTGCTTTCTCATATTCATATGGCTGCTTCATGGTATCTGGAATACCTGCCTATGTCCTCGTTCTGTGAAGCTCTGCTAAGAGCATGGTGCAGGTGCTGAAGCCATGATGAGAGAGATCCTCTTAGGAAGCGAGCTTGGATAAGCCAGATCAGCAGAAAGCCATTCCAGAGCACAGAAACAACATAAAAGTGAGTAAACCACCTGTGGGAGCAAAAAGTGGCTTCATTAATTTactgttttcatcattttttaGTTGGAAATATAGCTACAGGACATGCTTATCTGATGGGGAGAAGAATCCCTTTTGGCCCATGCATCAATGATTAGAGAAATAGGCACTCCAGTTGTACCAAGTAGCAACAACCCTAACACCTTCTTTCCCAGTGAAATGGTATCTGGGACAACAAGCAGCATACCTCTGACTTAGCTTACCTTACTAACAGTAACTGCACTAAAGAGGAGAAAGTAGTAACCACACATAATAAAGGTATTATTTAATGCTTACAAATAATTACAGTGTACGTagctttttctttgcaattcaTACAActgaaaagcacatctgaaacaATTTTTATGGGCATTTGCATGCTGTTGCCCCTAGCAGCATTCCCACTTTCTTCAGTTCTAGTGAATGTATTACATTATGTATTTAAAGTTTACGAATGACAAATGCAAATGGTAAAAGTAACCCAGACATAATTACTCAGGCTGTGTGCTAAAATATCTCACCCCTTTGGAAATTCAAGATCTGCAAGAATCATACAGAAAACAGGACAGATCATCAATATTTCCTGATGATTACAAGGCAAGACTAGATGctcttttgttttgaagaaaaagaacTCCCAGCCCCATTATGCATTTATAAAAGTGCATTACACATCATTAAAAGATACTATGATCAAGATAGATAACTGGATGGAATTAAAGAGCCTATAGTAACCAGCTCAGACTAGGTGATACGATATTTCCTTTTGCTCCTAAAATCTCTGTGACTATGAACAAAAATCAGGATCTCTAGCAGCACCTGTGAAGAGATGAATACATATGGTGGAAGATGCTCACAGCCTTCTGCTGACAATATAACTCCATCAGTGCAAAACTAGGATACAACTGTATAGCCAAAGAGGATTGTTTCTCTAGAACATGCGTGTTCGCAAAAAAAGCCTGTACATTTTGTATTTGCCATAGAAAACTTGTATTTTGGGGGAGTGTAAGGAGGAAGAGGACAACACCCTCAAttagtgaaacaaaacaaaacgactCCCTCAGAGTAGCTCAGGTCCCTCTCAGCAGCAATGCAGAGGCCAAGCCAGAAACACGGAAACTAACAAGCTTCCTTGAACACACTAAAACTACTTGACCTGTAGCAGCTGGCAGCCCCTTCAGGTGGGTAACAACTTCTCAGTTCCCTCTCCTAATAAGCAAACAGGAACTGCAAGGTTTGCTCTGCTGATTTGCAATAGTTCAGCTAAAATTAACCCTCCGCCATTTTCCACTTAAAAGACAAAGAGAATTTGTATATTGATAAAACCATATCTCCACTTCCAAGTTTCAAGTTCCCTGCTATCCTGTTACTTGGTAGGCTTCTGTCTCATCACTTGCTAGGGAACTTTCCCCAAGCATGTTGCTTTTTGTTGCCAGCAAACAAACTCTGCCAGCTAAGCTGAAAAGTGCCCTGCAAGCTTTTAAAAATCCCACCTACGCAGGGGATGTATCTGACAGAGAGCAATCCAACACTACAGTAAGTACACGTGTCATCCCTCAAGGAGAGGAGTGTTCAATATTTGCCAGACCAACCTGAAATGAATTATAATATTATACAAGATGGAATGGCAAAGTTGAAAACAAGTCTAGGCTAGTGAAAATACAATGCTTGTTTGGAAAAAAGATACAGataaatggaaatacaaaatgCCTCAACAGCTACCTTCAGGATGTTCTGTATTCTTTCAGCAGATAGTGTTGACTACTCTAGTAACAGAATCATTTTGCAGATGTTGAGTTCTCAAGACCAATTCACTGTAAAAGCCACATTCTCCAGACACCATCTTCCCTAAGAAGGGGTGGTAGGAAACTTCTGTTGGAGAAAGGTCTATTCAAATGAGAACCCACCTCAAGAATGTGTCATTTGCAATGCATTGCAATTAAAGACAAAGCCTTTACAAACCCTTCTTTTCACTGAGGATACCAGAGTTTAAATGGATCCCTGGGAATCTCCTGTAACCACAAGCTTGATAACCAAGATACCACATTATAACCTTTCCATGAATAATATGCTGCgttaagtaacttttttttaacatgtggCTTGAAAGCTACACATGTAAAACATTAGTGATAAGCAGAATATGGCCTACTGTTATCTTTACAGGCTAGATCATTAAATTGGGGACGATCACATTTTCTGGGTCAAGTAGCATCCCAGGTCTTCATAGCAATTTGGTTGTTTCAGTGACTATTTTAGCAAAAGAGAAACAACATTTGTTTTGCGTTATTAGAGACTGTTTATGCAGGGTCCAGCTAGTTATACTAGCTTTCTGTTATTAGCATcctatgctgcattttaaaaaataaactttggAGGAAGATGATGAAGATGGAAAACGGATTTAAGAAAGCAAACCCACAGTATTTTTGCATAGTAGTATTTATACTCAGGAGTCCACCTTCTCAGCTCCCTGATCTAGTCTTGCAGGAAGGTTTGTTTTACAGGTACTGGGCAGGACTGGGATTCAAGAGATTAGGCTTTTATTCCAACTTTGGGGATACAGACTCTGTGTGACTGAAGTTTCTTTGTTCCTcagttccccatctgtaaaaacAGAATAACACTTTGTCAAAAAAAATTGAGGCTAACTGTGCAAGTTTGTTAGAtgccatttaaaaatagaaagagaCAGAGAGTAAGTATATAATACTTCAGAATCATTCATTTGGTCCTGGAGATTACAAGTCTAATTTGAAACACTATTTTATACATCTTCCAGTTCAAAGTACTTTCCAACAAACTTCATATTATTACAACATGCTCCTTTTAACAGCCAATTTGTCAACATGCTCTGCTATACAGTGAAGAATTTTGAGAACCTTACAGAAAATCATTCTGTCTCACAGGAACCAAACACTTAACCATATTATAATTTCAGTGGGTAGCTTCCCAGTAGGTCTGAAAAGGACACAAATAAACTTGTGTTTCTAATAATACACTGAGTATTAATAATCTATGTTGCATATGCTCTTTATTTTCTACATTTTATCCTGTTTAAATCattgaaaccttttttttcctactgtagcATAAGAATACATGATACTTCCCTACCACGAGCACTTAATAAATATTCAAGAAGTAATATCTCAGCAATATAGGCTATTTCAACTATTCTTCAGATACAGAAATCACAGCACTTAACTGCCTCACATAGAGTCACACAGTATACCGGTCTATATCCCTAAGTCCGTGCTCTATTCTTCCTGCACAGGCACAATGCTCCAGTGTTTTGGTTGTCCACAGCACTTAAGGTTGGTTTAACTCTCCTTTTAATGTGATATGTAACTAACAAATGGTGTGATTTTCATATAAAGTATTTCAATACTAAAACAGCATTATTAATAATTCTGCTTGTAAGAGTCCATCTTACAAATTATATGCATACATTTAATTTTGACTTGCTCCATTAAAGCAGTGTGACTTTCATTGCAACCAAATAACACACACAGGctctgattttcaaaatgaatataaaataaaatcttgaaattaAAAGGCTAAGAAACAACATTCCCATGACTTTCAATCAAAGCAGTATACCACTGCTTTGTTTTGGACTTTTTTGCTTAAAAGGTAGTATGTACAAGAGAAACTAAAAGACACTGAACCTGAACTCATGATGTAAGAAGAtaccttcctcttttttttttttctgaagtgagaAATCCCCGATTTGCTTGAGGACGCACATTCACTAGCTCTCGCACCTCAAAAGGataaaaagggaggaagaaagggattCACCCGCCTGCTTAATAAAACTGTTGGCTGAACTAAAAGACCCACTCCATTTTTCTAATAAACTCACTGAAAACTGACCCATCAACACCCACCGTTTTTCAACTCCGATACCCCCCTTTTCCTTCAGCAAGTCCAGTGAAAGATTATGCTTGATATTATGCATCTCTATTTTTAAGGTAAAAAATGACCTGACTTTTTTTTGGTCCCCAAACTGCTGCCACTCAAAGCCTCCGTATACACCATAAAGCAGCCGGCAAGCTCAGTCAGagcacccacccccccccccccgcttccccgcGGCCGGCTGTCGCCGCCAGCCCGAGggcagccgccgcgccgggggggaggagggaggcgggCGCTGCGCCGCAGGGCCTCGGctccgcgctgcccgcggccccaAGTCTCCGTCCCTCGGTACCGCACAGCGGAGAAGCCCTTTCCCTGGAGCCAGGCTTATTAGGAAGAATACAACAGCGTGCTGTTAGCAACAGCGATACAGCGCCGGCCGCAGCGGAGCAGCCACTCGCGCGCGCTTTCGAACCCGGAGGCGGTTAACGGCTGCCGCCCGGCCGTTAAACACCCGCACCGCGCGGCCGTGAGGGACGCCCGCCCCCCGTCACCTTTTGGGCACATCGAAGAGCCGGAGCCAGGCGGGCCGCTGCTCGCAGTCGCTCTTGGTCTTCCCATAGCGGATGAGATCCTGGAAGAAGCCGACACCGCCGCCAGACCGCCGCGCCTGGGCCTGCGCCTGCTCCAGCAGCAGCGCCGCCAGGAAGGCGGCGGCCAGCAGCGCCCACAGGAGCCCCAGCACTGCCGGCATCGCCCGGCACCAGCCGCCTGCGCGGAGCAGCCGCCTCGGCGCCAGGCCCGCCCCGCGCAGGGCGCctgggggccgggccgggcccgccaaACGCCGGCGGCCTTCGCCTCTCAGGGCTGCCCGCCCACACCCGCGTGCGGCGGCCGCGGCAAGGCTTTCCCTCCCCCCGCCCTTTGGTGGGAAAAAAGGCCCGACAAAAGCAGTACTAAAATTACCCCGCGGGATCCCCGGCCCAGGGGCCGCCGCGCAGCGGGTGCCTGCCAGGTGAAGCGTGTGAGGTGGGCAGcggggagccgcgcggccgccccctgCCCCTCGCGCCACAGGGGCACCTTGTGCAGAGGCAGCAGAACCTCCTTGCTCAACGCCCGGTGGCGGAAAAGCCCCAGAAAATCTAAAAATCATgctcattttgctttttccttacTATATATTAAAGCTAATGCCTAAAATACCTGTGGAAAAAGCCTGCTTTTGGAATGgcattttgtgcatttttctgCACAGTCATTTTCACTGTTTCCATTGTATCTCTTTATTTAGATTCACTTGCAATAAGTTATCGACTGCTCTAGGCACTATGACACATTTAAAAATGCTAGGGAACAAATCCATTAGTTACACCATGATCACCTTAGGTAACCCAGAAATAATATTACAGCAGCTACGTAATCTCACAAATTCCTGTTACAACGGATCATCTTAATCACCTGCTTACCCATTAACTGTCTCCTGTTAGGCTATGTGTGTGTTGGATAGAGTATTCAGTATTTTATTCTAATTATTAATACTGACATCATTGTCATTACAAGAAAGAAAAGGCCTTATTTGCAGAATGTCTTGAAAATAAAGAAGTCAAATTGCTTGACATAAAAGGGAAACAGTTCACTTTGACCCTCCATGAAAAACATCCCTCCCAGTTCTCTCTTCTACACACAGAGATCCAGTTCAAGTCTTCTCTTTGTAAGAGCAACTAAAATATTACTTGGGAGATGTTCAGATGTTGGTTCATCTGACGAGCTGAGAAGACAGTGAAGGGTATATCAAACTTTTCATTGTATATATGGAGAAAGTAATGACTTGTGGTGTGAGCATAGTTATACTAGTACTTACTAATGATTTAGAACAAAGTAATTTTTCTTAGGTCAGAATTCTCAGGAAAAAATAGTTGTTAAGAAATTTAATggtagtgttaaggcctagctgattagaaaatggttaAACATGTTTGTGTtggaaagttctggaaaccattgGGCTCTCACCACATGGCTTGTTTATCTGTAGCCacaagggaagaagaaagctaaccccgcccagagacagtgaagatacccaATGGAGGGTGAGGAGCCCCCAGACCTGATGTTTCTGTTGGATCGGACGATCGCATGAGGGATGGTAACTGagactgtaggggtataaatacacagggaCTTTCCCGT from Apteryx mantelli isolate bAptMan1 chromosome 5, bAptMan1.hap1, whole genome shotgun sequence includes:
- the SRD5A3 gene encoding polyprenol reductase isoform X2, which codes for MPAVLGLLWALLAAAFLAALLLEQAQAQARRSGGGVGFFQDLIRYGKTKSDCEQRPAWLRLFDVPKRWFTHFYVVSVLWNGFLLIWLIQARFLRGSLSSWLQHLHHALSRASQNEDIESECFSALLVLLLLWLHSFRRLAECLCTSVFSNGVLHIVQYCFGLGYYITVGLTVLCQVPSNFRSGEELSVQICWYHIIGIVMYIWASLHQHRCLVILANLRKSKSGKVVNLSHSIPFGDWFERVSCPHYFAELLIYVSMAITLGFHNVTWWFVVMYVLFSQALTAVLCHEFYQNRFSSYPKHRKAFIPFVF
- the SRD5A3 gene encoding polyprenol reductase isoform X4, with the protein product MPAVLGLLWALLAAAFLAALLLEQAQAQARRSGGGVGFFQDLIRYGKTKSDCEQRPAWLRLFDVPKRWGTEEQRNFSHTEWFTHFYVVSVLWNGFLLIWLIQARFLRGSLSSWLQHLHHALSRASQNEDIESECFSALLVLLLLWLHSFRRLAECLCTSVFSNGVLHIVQYCFGLGYYITVGLTVLCQVPSNFRSGEELSVQICWYHIIGIVMYIWASLHQHRCLVILANLRKSKSDGGKLYTVFLCLAVDNYKVVAVLNCKHKKGEESCDGGMTHSQQ
- the SRD5A3 gene encoding polyprenol reductase isoform X1, whose translation is MPAVLGLLWALLAAAFLAALLLEQAQAQARRSGGGVGFFQDLIRYGKTKSDCEQRPAWLRLFDVPKRWGTEEQRNFSHTEWFTHFYVVSVLWNGFLLIWLIQARFLRGSLSSWLQHLHHALSRASQNEDIESECFSALLVLLLLWLHSFRRLAECLCTSVFSNGVLHIVQYCFGLGYYITVGLTVLCQVPSNFRSGEELSVQICWYHIIGIVMYIWASLHQHRCLVILANLRKSKSGKVVNLSHSIPFGDWFERVSCPHYFAELLIYVSMAITLGFHNVTWWFVVMYVLFSQALTAVLCHEFYQNRFSSYPKHRKAFIPFVF
- the SRD5A3 gene encoding polyprenol reductase isoform X3, with protein sequence MPAVLGLLWALLAAAFLAALLLEQAQAQARRSGGGVGFFQDLIRYGKTKSDCEQRPAWLRLFDVPKRWGTEEQRNFSHTEWFTHFYVVSVLWNGFLLIWLIQARFLRGSLSSWLQHLHHALSRASQNEDIESECFSALLVLLLLWLHSFRRLAECLCTSVFSNGVLHIVQYCFGLGYYITVGLTVLCQVPSNFRSGEELSVQICWYHIIGIVMYIWASLHQHRCLVILANLRKSKSGKVVNLSHSIPFGDWFERVSCPHYFAELLIYVSMAITLGFHNVTWWFVVIWRQIVYCLSVPRC